From Desulfovibrio desulfuricans, a single genomic window includes:
- a CDS encoding FAD-dependent oxidoreductase produces MLRVSTVDEHKRMSTQDLLLAIEAAVEKGETDFYIEASGQHDIGGPLWNKEGKKLTFKVSNPGQRVGSMCLPNTEILVEGSASADVGWLNAGGRIVVRGDAGDTAAHCAAAGTVYIGGRAGTRSGSLMKHDPLYEAPELWVLKSVGSFSFEFMGGGKAVVCGHDSQDIASVMGERSCVGMVGGAVYFRGPVGQLPKDVRLNPLDDEDIAWLDAGLDDFLMAIDQPSLRSELCDWSQWQKITPLPFEERGQKEVVSLGQFRSKEWIPSGIFSDVAPDDFMVNGLVARGDYRLRVPMWQNAEFAAPCEFNCPASIPTQRRLNLLREGNVEEAYRMVLDYTPFPGSVCGSVCPNPCMQSCTRTDLDSPVQIGKLGSCSADITVDKPKTRTGKHIGVIGGGVGGLTAAWQLARLGHDVTVYEADSVMGGKLEQVIPRARLNHDLLRKELKRIEDMGVTFVNNCPVDAKKFEELRKKHSALVVATGGHVPRIFPWPGHEKIVAGIDFLKAINKGEKPAVPDSVIVIGCGNAGMDAAVGAYAMGAKQVTCIDVQKPAAFAHEIEHVEGLGGKLVWPVQTKEVTDNGIITQEGTLIPGKMVIITIGESPDLSYLPEGLEKFREWIVPKPDLSVMDGVFAVGDVIKPGLLVHAIGTGRDAAFAADAFVRGETYTPEKKKLVPSTRLHTAYFAKCHDRDLPTPQDEFSRCVSCGTCRDCKMCLKSCPEKAIDRKETAGGGFEYVSDPARCIGCGICAGICPCGIWTMYPNWDMS; encoded by the coding sequence ATGCTGCGCGTTAGCACGGTAGACGAACACAAGCGCATGTCCACCCAGGATTTGCTGCTGGCCATTGAGGCGGCGGTAGAGAAGGGTGAGACTGACTTTTATATTGAGGCCTCGGGCCAGCACGATATCGGCGGCCCCCTGTGGAACAAGGAAGGAAAAAAGCTGACCTTCAAGGTCAGCAACCCCGGTCAGCGGGTAGGCTCCATGTGCCTGCCCAACACGGAGATTCTGGTTGAAGGCTCCGCCTCGGCGGACGTAGGCTGGTTGAACGCGGGCGGGCGCATTGTGGTGCGCGGCGATGCGGGCGACACTGCGGCCCATTGCGCGGCAGCCGGTACTGTTTATATTGGTGGCCGCGCGGGTACCCGCTCTGGCTCCCTCATGAAGCACGACCCCCTTTATGAAGCCCCGGAACTCTGGGTGCTCAAGAGCGTGGGCAGCTTCTCTTTTGAATTCATGGGCGGCGGCAAGGCCGTTGTGTGCGGCCATGACAGCCAGGACATTGCCTCAGTCATGGGCGAACGCTCCTGCGTCGGCATGGTTGGCGGTGCTGTCTACTTCCGTGGGCCTGTTGGACAGCTGCCCAAGGACGTGCGCCTCAACCCCCTGGATGATGAAGATATCGCCTGGCTTGACGCTGGTCTTGACGACTTTCTGATGGCCATTGACCAGCCCAGCCTGCGCAGCGAACTGTGCGACTGGAGCCAGTGGCAGAAGATCACGCCGCTGCCGTTTGAGGAGCGCGGCCAGAAGGAAGTTGTGAGCCTTGGGCAGTTCCGCAGCAAGGAATGGATACCCAGCGGTATTTTCAGCGATGTTGCCCCCGATGACTTTATGGTCAACGGGCTGGTGGCGCGCGGCGATTACCGCCTGCGTGTGCCCATGTGGCAGAACGCCGAGTTTGCCGCCCCTTGCGAATTCAACTGTCCGGCATCCATCCCTACCCAGCGCAGACTTAATCTTCTGCGTGAAGGTAATGTGGAAGAAGCCTACCGCATGGTGCTGGATTACACGCCGTTCCCCGGTTCCGTCTGCGGCAGCGTGTGCCCCAACCCCTGCATGCAGAGCTGCACGCGCACTGATCTGGACAGCCCCGTGCAGATCGGCAAGCTCGGCTCCTGTTCTGCGGACATCACGGTCGATAAGCCCAAAACCCGCACCGGCAAGCACATTGGCGTGATCGGCGGCGGTGTTGGCGGCCTCACGGCTGCCTGGCAGCTTGCCCGCCTGGGCCACGACGTCACCGTGTACGAAGCCGACTCCGTCATGGGCGGCAAGCTTGAGCAGGTGATTCCCCGTGCCCGTCTGAACCATGACCTGCTGCGCAAGGAACTCAAGCGCATTGAGGACATGGGCGTGACCTTTGTGAACAATTGCCCTGTTGACGCCAAAAAGTTCGAGGAACTGCGCAAAAAGCACTCTGCCCTGGTGGTCGCCACCGGCGGGCATGTGCCGCGCATCTTCCCCTGGCCCGGACACGAAAAGATCGTGGCTGGCATCGACTTTCTGAAAGCCATCAACAAGGGCGAAAAGCCCGCCGTGCCCGACAGCGTGATTGTTATCGGTTGCGGCAACGCGGGTATGGACGCCGCAGTGGGCGCATACGCCATGGGCGCCAAGCAGGTGACCTGCATCGACGTGCAGAAGCCCGCCGCCTTTGCTCACGAAATTGAGCATGTTGAAGGGCTGGGCGGCAAGCTTGTGTGGCCCGTGCAGACCAAGGAAGTCACCGATAACGGCATCATCACCCAGGAAGGGACGCTCATCCCGGGCAAGATGGTCATTATCACCATTGGCGAATCGCCCGACCTTTCATATCTGCCGGAAGGTCTGGAAAAGTTCCGCGAATGGATCGTGCCCAAGCCCGACCTCAGCGTCATGGATGGCGTTTTTGCGGTGGGCGATGTTATCAAGCCCGGCCTGCTGGTGCATGCCATTGGCACGGGCCGCGATGCCGCCTTTGCCGCGGATGCCTTTGTGCGCGGCGAAACCTACACGCCGGAAAAGAAAAAGCTCGTGCCTTCCACGCGTCTGCACACGGCCTATTTTGCCAAGTGCCATGACCGTGACCTGCCCACGCCGCAGGATGAATTCTCCCGCTGCGTGAGCTGCGGCACCTGCCGCGACTGCAAGATGTGCCTCAAATCCTGCCCGGAGAAGGCCATTGACCGTAAAGAAACCGCTGGCGGCGGATTTGAATACGTTTCTGATCCTGCCCGCTGTATCGGTTGCGGCATCTGCGCAGGCATCTGCCCTTGCGGCATCTGGACCATGTATCCCAACTGGGACATGAGCTAG
- a CDS encoding nitroreductase family protein, which yields MDVFEALFTRRSIRKFTAEPVSDEDLQLVLKAAMCAPSAHNKQPWHFVVVRDKALLASIAERHPYAKMAAEAPVVIVVCANPDEAKAPGYWQQDCTAALENMLIAARGLNLGTVWCGMYPFEDRVEPIRDLLNVPAQINMLGLVVMGHPAQPFAEADRFNESKVHLNGW from the coding sequence ATGGACGTTTTTGAAGCGCTGTTTACCCGGCGCAGCATACGTAAATTCACGGCTGAGCCTGTGAGCGATGAAGACTTGCAGCTCGTACTCAAGGCCGCCATGTGCGCGCCTAGCGCACACAACAAGCAACCCTGGCACTTTGTGGTTGTGCGCGACAAAGCTCTGCTTGCCTCCATTGCCGAGCGGCACCCCTATGCCAAAATGGCCGCTGAAGCGCCTGTGGTTATTGTGGTCTGCGCCAATCCAGATGAAGCCAAAGCTCCCGGCTACTGGCAGCAGGACTGCACTGCTGCGCTGGAGAACATGCTGATTGCCGCGCGTGGCCTGAACCTTGGCACGGTGTGGTGCGGTATGTACCCCTTTGAAGACCGCGTTGAACCTATCCGCGACCTGCTCAATGTTCCGGCCCAGATCAACATGCTCGGTCTTGTGGTCATGGGGCACCCTGCGCAGCCCTTTGCCGAGGCGGACAGATTCAACGAAAGCAAGGTTCACCTGAACGGCTGGTAA
- a CDS encoding GNAT family N-acetyltransferase, translating into MDSQPLRPGAGCAPHIVVDDAQPDDMAAVQGIYAWHVLHGLATFEELPPSVEEMGRRRQAVLALGLPYLVARQDNTVVGYCYAGLYGTRSAFRFCLEDSIYVAQQAMGQGLGHALLQTLIARCERGPWRQMVAVIGNSGNAGSIALHAAHGFRHAGVLQSAGYKLGQWVDVVLMQRALGLGDTTKAL; encoded by the coding sequence ATGGATTCACAACCTTTGCGCCCCGGCGCGGGCTGTGCGCCGCACATTGTTGTGGATGACGCGCAACCGGATGATATGGCGGCAGTGCAGGGCATTTACGCCTGGCATGTGCTACACGGGCTGGCGACGTTTGAAGAACTGCCACCCAGTGTGGAAGAAATGGGGCGCCGCCGTCAGGCCGTGCTTGCTCTTGGTTTGCCCTATCTGGTGGCCCGTCAGGACAATACTGTTGTGGGCTATTGTTACGCCGGGCTGTACGGCACGCGGTCTGCTTTCAGATTCTGTCTGGAAGATTCCATCTATGTTGCCCAACAGGCAATGGGGCAAGGTCTTGGGCATGCGCTGCTGCAAACGCTCATTGCGCGGTGCGAGCGCGGCCCCTGGCGGCAGATGGTGGCTGTTATCGGCAACAGCGGCAACGCTGGTTCCATTGCCCTGCATGCGGCGCACGGCTTCAGGCACGCGGGTGTGCTCCAGTCCGCGGGCTACAAGCTCGGCCAGTGGGTTGATGTTGTGCTGATGCAGCGGGCACTGGGCCTTGGAGACACCACCAAGGCACTGTAG
- the gdhA gene encoding NADP-specific glutamate dehydrogenase, which translates to MPYVERVLNNLKETYPHEPVFLQAVQEVLQSLQPILDKQTEYAKMKILERIVEPERCVSFRVQWMDDAGQVQVNRGYRVQYNSALGPFKGGLRFHPSVNQGVLKFLGFEQIFKNSLSGLAIGGAKGGSDFNPKGKSKTEIMRFCQAFMTELWTHIGATVDVPAGDIGVGSQEISFLFGQYKRLTRRYEGVLTGKNLLFGGSLARPEATGYGAVYFAQAMLDARGQSLEGKVCTVSGAGNVAIHCCQKLIQVGAKPVTVSDSRGMIYDPEGIRLDVLKQVKEIERGPLTRYADLVSSAKYTPVAAYPAGRNAVWNVPCFAAFPCATQNELNLADAETLLANGCGCVAEGANMPSTLDAVHAFIASGIAYGPAKAANAGGVSVSQLEMAQNASMQRWTFEAVDNQLKHIMYDIHQRAAATAAEFGQKGNLVMGANIAGFRKVADAMIALGV; encoded by the coding sequence ATGCCTTATGTTGAGCGAGTGTTAAATAACCTTAAAGAAACCTATCCCCATGAACCTGTTTTTTTGCAGGCAGTGCAAGAGGTGTTGCAAAGTCTGCAACCCATCCTGGACAAGCAAACTGAATACGCAAAAATGAAAATCCTTGAGCGGATTGTGGAGCCGGAACGCTGCGTCTCCTTCCGCGTGCAATGGATGGACGATGCAGGACAGGTTCAGGTTAACCGGGGGTACCGGGTTCAGTATAACTCGGCTCTGGGCCCGTTCAAGGGCGGCCTGCGCTTTCACCCCAGCGTGAATCAGGGCGTGCTGAAATTTCTTGGCTTTGAGCAGATTTTCAAAAACTCGCTCTCGGGCCTTGCCATCGGCGGGGCCAAGGGCGGCTCGGATTTCAACCCCAAGGGTAAATCCAAGACGGAAATCATGCGGTTCTGTCAGGCATTCATGACGGAACTCTGGACGCATATTGGCGCAACCGTTGACGTGCCTGCTGGCGATATTGGCGTGGGCAGCCAGGAAATCAGCTTTCTTTTTGGGCAGTACAAGCGCCTGACCCGGCGCTACGAAGGCGTACTCACCGGCAAAAACCTGCTCTTTGGCGGTTCGCTGGCGCGACCTGAAGCCACAGGCTACGGCGCTGTGTATTTTGCCCAGGCCATGCTCGATGCGCGCGGCCAGAGCCTTGAAGGCAAGGTCTGCACTGTCTCCGGCGCGGGCAACGTGGCTATCCACTGCTGCCAGAAGCTTATTCAGGTGGGCGCAAAACCCGTGACCGTTTCCGACTCGCGCGGCATGATCTATGACCCTGAAGGCATCAGGCTGGACGTGCTCAAGCAGGTGAAAGAAATCGAGCGCGGCCCCCTCACCCGCTATGCGGATCTGGTTTCTTCCGCCAAGTACACGCCTGTGGCGGCCTATCCCGCAGGGCGCAATGCCGTGTGGAACGTGCCCTGCTTTGCGGCTTTTCCCTGCGCGACGCAGAACGAACTGAACCTCGCGGACGCGGAAACCCTGCTGGCCAACGGCTGCGGTTGCGTGGCGGAAGGTGCAAACATGCCCTCTACGCTTGACGCAGTGCATGCCTTTATTGCTTCCGGCATTGCCTACGGCCCAGCCAAAGCAGCCAACGCGGGCGGTGTGTCTGTCAGCCAGCTTGAAATGGCGCAGAATGCCAGCATGCAGCGCTGGACGTTTGAAGCGGTGGACAACCAGCTCAAACACATCATGTACGATATTCACCAGCGCGCCGCCGCCACTGCCGCAGAATTCGGGCAGAAGGGCAACCTTGTGATGGGCGCGAACATTGCGGGCTTCCGCAAGGTGGCTGACGCCATGATCGCCTTGGGCGTATAA
- a CDS encoding dihydrolipoyl dehydrogenase family protein, which translates to MNTFDVVIIGGGPGGAKAAGILARGGKSVALVESTHMGGVCLNCGCIPTKLLLGATAPKGLLRGLERQRVAKGNIEVDYDALQKRIQRFVKASSQTLSKGLEQLGVTLIEGHAACASPSEVMVTGADGTVQNLRAEHIILAGGSRSAAFPGMTPDHDAVLDSTDMLRVPAIPESLIVVGAGAIGLEMADFFNAMGSKVTIVEAAPHLAPTEDADLGQEMAKLLGKTGISCITGVKATSLTTREGAAVLVLEDGRELTAAKALVAVGRTPNTDTLGAEKAGCTLQARGFITVDEHLMAAPNVYAIGDINGQTLLAHAAEHQGAYVARRIIGAQSGPYASGPVPSCVYGSLEIMRVGLTARQALALCGPVAVSRAQLMGNAIAQAGGDASGFIKIVWQNGCIVGIAALGHGVSHLVTAAQLLLIGQYHGSALNAFMFAHPTLDEALHSALEAQQEPFAG; encoded by the coding sequence ATGAATACATTTGATGTTGTCATTATCGGCGGCGGGCCAGGCGGAGCCAAGGCCGCAGGCATACTTGCCCGTGGCGGAAAATCCGTTGCGCTGGTTGAAAGCACCCATATGGGCGGCGTATGCCTTAACTGCGGCTGCATCCCCACCAAGCTGCTGCTGGGCGCAACCGCTCCAAAAGGATTGTTGCGCGGTCTTGAGCGCCAACGCGTTGCCAAAGGCAATATTGAAGTGGATTACGATGCTCTGCAAAAACGCATCCAGCGTTTTGTCAAAGCATCATCCCAGACCCTGAGCAAGGGGCTGGAACAGCTTGGCGTAACGCTTATTGAAGGCCATGCAGCATGTGCAAGCCCCTCTGAGGTTATGGTGACAGGCGCTGACGGCACCGTGCAGAATCTGCGGGCAGAGCACATCATCCTTGCTGGCGGTTCCCGCTCCGCCGCATTCCCCGGCATGACGCCCGACCATGATGCCGTTCTGGACAGCACGGACATGCTGCGCGTGCCTGCCATACCGGAAAGCCTGATTGTTGTGGGCGCGGGGGCTATCGGCCTTGAAATGGCCGACTTTTTCAACGCAATGGGCAGCAAGGTCACCATTGTAGAAGCCGCACCCCACCTTGCCCCAACGGAAGATGCCGATCTTGGTCAGGAAATGGCCAAACTTCTTGGCAAAACCGGCATAAGCTGCATCACAGGCGTTAAAGCGACATCGCTCACAACGCGCGAGGGCGCGGCTGTGCTCGTGCTTGAGGACGGCAGGGAACTGACCGCCGCCAAGGCCCTTGTGGCGGTAGGCAGAACGCCCAATACGGATACTCTTGGAGCGGAAAAAGCCGGATGCACGCTTCAGGCGCGCGGATTCATCACTGTTGACGAGCATCTTATGGCTGCCCCCAATGTTTACGCCATTGGCGACATCAACGGGCAAACTCTTCTGGCGCATGCTGCGGAGCATCAGGGCGCGTATGTGGCGCGGCGCATTATTGGAGCGCAAAGCGGCCCCTACGCTTCCGGGCCGGTGCCTTCCTGCGTTTACGGCAGCCTGGAAATCATGCGTGTGGGCCTTACCGCAAGGCAGGCCCTGGCACTGTGCGGGCCGGTGGCTGTTTCCAGGGCGCAACTCATGGGCAACGCCATTGCCCAGGCCGGGGGCGATGCGTCGGGCTTTATCAAGATCGTGTGGCAGAACGGCTGCATTGTGGGCATTGCCGCTCTGGGGCACGGGGTTTCGCACCTTGTCACAGCGGCGCAGTTGCTGCTCATAGGGCAATACCACGGCTCTGCGCTCAATGCCTTCATGTTTGCGCACCCGACACTGGACGAAGCGTTACACTCTGCGCTGGAAGCTCAACAAGAACCTTTTGCTGGCTGA
- a CDS encoding TOBE domain-containing protein: METSARNVFSGKVVAVNSGAVNDEVELAVEGGINIVASITKVSTKNLGLKPGASAMALIKASFVLLMNDAENYLLSTRNQFAGTVSKVTPGAVNAEVIVELPGGASIASIVTMGSIKNLGLEPGKKVTAIVKASQVILAVAK, from the coding sequence ATGGAAACCAGTGCAAGGAACGTTTTTTCCGGCAAAGTTGTTGCCGTTAACTCCGGCGCAGTCAATGATGAAGTGGAATTGGCAGTTGAAGGCGGTATCAATATTGTTGCTTCCATTACCAAGGTGAGCACCAAGAATCTTGGCCTCAAACCCGGCGCCAGCGCAATGGCCCTTATCAAGGCCAGCTTTGTGCTGCTGATGAATGATGCAGAAAACTACCTGCTCTCCACACGCAACCAGTTTGCCGGTACTGTGAGCAAGGTTACCCCCGGCGCGGTCAATGCCGAGGTTATTGTTGAACTGCCCGGTGGCGCTTCCATCGCCTCCATTGTGACCATGGGCAGCATCAAGAACCTTGGCCTGGAACCTGGCAAAAAGGTTACCGCCATTGTTAAGGCCTCGCAGGTTATTCTTGCTGTAGCCAAGTAG
- the brnQ gene encoding branched-chain amino acid transport system II carrier protein, translating to MNKKLVRDSFVVGAALFAMFFGAGNVVFPPYIGLTAGTQWFTGFLCYYAADVGLALLTIYALLASSCIDRKEGLFHRLGGTPAMLMMLAIILCIGPLLAIPRTGATAFAISFAPLGYSSKGFSLAKVLYSVAFFGISTLLAYRESNMVDAIARYLSPIKIGGFFLIVCAAVVWPLGEINPNVRDARVAWNSILAGYQTLDVMASLVFGYIIVNALKGKGYTSGSQKALSVGLSSLVAGVLLFIIYGGLCYLGATGSGLYPADTEKGALVSGLVGGLFGRASNVLLAVIMTVSCMATAVGLIGTTGTFISQFSKGRFSYRAVAVTTGLFSMVISNVGLDSIISLAAPVLIFLYPGTLAVIVLSLFDKFIKNDNIFRFATVGALLSSGLSVLEDFGLPVGLTAMLPFESVGLGWILPALIFGIAGFFVRQGRGKA from the coding sequence ATGAACAAAAAACTCGTGCGCGATTCCTTTGTGGTTGGGGCGGCGCTGTTCGCCATGTTTTTTGGCGCGGGAAACGTGGTGTTTCCCCCTTACATCGGCCTGACGGCAGGAACGCAGTGGTTCACGGGTTTTTTGTGCTATTACGCGGCAGATGTGGGCCTTGCCCTGCTGACAATATACGCCTTGCTGGCTTCTTCTTGTATTGACAGAAAGGAAGGGCTTTTCCACAGGCTTGGCGGAACCCCTGCAATGCTCATGATGCTGGCAATCATTCTGTGCATTGGCCCGTTGCTGGCCATCCCGCGCACCGGGGCCACTGCCTTTGCCATTTCTTTTGCGCCGCTTGGGTATTCGTCCAAGGGGTTCAGCCTTGCCAAGGTGCTCTATTCAGTGGCTTTTTTTGGCATTTCGACCTTGCTGGCATACCGCGAATCCAACATGGTGGATGCCATTGCCCGTTACCTTTCGCCCATCAAGATCGGCGGTTTTTTCCTGATTGTGTGCGCCGCCGTTGTGTGGCCGCTGGGAGAAATCAATCCCAACGTGCGCGACGCCAGGGTTGCCTGGAACAGCATCCTCGCCGGATACCAGACGCTGGATGTCATGGCCTCGCTGGTGTTCGGGTATATTATTGTGAATGCGCTCAAGGGCAAGGGCTATACATCCGGCAGCCAGAAGGCGCTTTCTGTTGGCTTGTCGAGCCTTGTGGCAGGCGTGCTGCTGTTCATAATCTATGGCGGGTTGTGCTACCTTGGTGCGACCGGCTCCGGCTTGTACCCGGCCGATACGGAAAAGGGCGCGCTGGTATCCGGCCTTGTGGGCGGGCTTTTTGGCCGTGCCAGCAACGTGCTGCTGGCTGTGATCATGACTGTTTCGTGCATGGCAACAGCGGTGGGGCTGATCGGCACCACCGGTACCTTTATTTCGCAGTTCAGCAAAGGGCGATTCAGTTACCGGGCGGTGGCCGTCACCACTGGCCTGTTCAGCATGGTGATCTCCAACGTGGGGCTCGACAGCATCATTTCCCTTGCGGCCCCGGTGCTGATCTTTCTGTACCCCGGCACTCTCGCTGTTATCGTGCTTTCACTGTTTGACAAGTTCATCAAGAACGACAACATCTTTCGTTTTGCCACCGTTGGCGCTTTGCTGAGCAGCGGCCTGAGCGTGCTTGAAGATTTTGGGCTGCCCGTTGGGCTGACGGCCATGCTGCCTTTTGAATCTGTGGGGCTTGGCTGGATTTTACCCGCCCTGATTTTTGGCATTGCGGGATTTTTTGTACGGCAGGGCAGGGGCAAGGCTTAA
- a CDS encoding diguanylate cyclase, with protein MSIFQTSPVQVTLYIVTFISLIMVSTGFALMAKERSDAALRKAALLDRLTGCWNRVRIEEILQQEMARMHRYGHPVTLLMLDLDNFKRINDQFGHLAGDEVLRGFGRMLRTDIRATDVPGRWGGEEFVVVLPSSTFFDAVTLAEHIRDHLEKFNFSFNSRVTVSIGVAACRATDTVEEWMQRADMALYRAKIGGRNQVIVEDLDGSISNFICSPSSALRLQWSDTYECGHDEIDRQHRNLFATVNNLLQLDSSGADKKTIGTAVEGLLADTVEHFQFEEYILNQIGYPDAPSHIQAHQHLLDRANVLLAQYQRNGADLAALLRFMIYELTAQHIMIDDRCFGKIDAAAPEIPAP; from the coding sequence ATGAGCATTTTTCAGACCTCTCCGGTTCAGGTAACTCTCTATATTGTCACCTTTATTTCCTTGATCATGGTGTCAACCGGCTTTGCGCTCATGGCAAAGGAGCGCTCGGATGCGGCCTTGCGCAAGGCTGCCTTGCTGGACAGACTGACCGGCTGCTGGAACCGTGTGCGCATTGAAGAAATTTTGCAGCAGGAAATGGCGCGCATGCACCGCTATGGGCATCCGGTTACCTTGTTGATGCTGGATCTGGACAACTTCAAGCGCATCAATGACCAGTTCGGGCACCTTGCTGGCGATGAAGTGCTACGAGGTTTTGGGAGGATGCTGCGCACCGACATACGCGCAACTGACGTGCCGGGGCGCTGGGGCGGGGAAGAATTTGTTGTGGTTTTGCCCTCATCCACTTTTTTTGATGCCGTAACCCTCGCGGAGCATATACGCGATCACCTTGAAAAATTCAATTTTTCTTTTAATTCAAGGGTTACCGTCAGTATTGGCGTGGCAGCCTGTCGGGCAACGGACACAGTGGAAGAATGGATGCAACGAGCAGATATGGCTCTGTACAGAGCCAAGATTGGCGGCCGCAATCAGGTCATAGTGGAGGATCTGGACGGCAGTATCAGCAATTTTATTTGCAGCCCTTCAAGCGCATTGCGCCTTCAGTGGAGCGACACATACGAATGCGGGCATGATGAAATTGACCGGCAGCACCGCAACCTCTTTGCAACAGTCAACAACCTGCTGCAACTGGACAGTTCCGGCGCTGACAAAAAAACAATTGGCACCGCCGTTGAAGGCCTGCTGGCGGACACGGTGGAGCATTTTCAGTTTGAGGAGTACATTCTGAACCAGATTGGATACCCGGATGCGCCTTCGCACATACAGGCACATCAACACCTGCTGGACAGGGCTAACGTTCTGCTGGCCCAGTATCAACGCAACGGCGCAGACCTCGCGGCACTTCTGCGCTTCATGATTTACGAGCTGACAGCCCAGCACATCATGATTGACGACAGATGCTTTGGCAAAATTGACGCCGCAGCGCCTGAAATACCGGCTCCGTGA
- a CDS encoding carbamoyltransferase family protein encodes MPRAILGISAYYHDSAAVLLVDGKIVAAAHEERFSRVKHDSGFPSHAAAYVLREGGLNIADLEAVAFYDKPYLKFERLLETYNGFAPAGLRSFLSAIPVWIKEKLFMRSMLREAIAKLGPGSPKMLFPEHHLSHAASAFYPSPFDRAAILTIDGVGEWATTTIGLGENASIRILKEQQFPHSLGLLYTAFTAYCGFKVNSGEYKLMGLAPYGDGDMELVERLKKAICDSLVDIREDGSLLLNMEYFDYATGLRMYKRDKWEKLLGIPPRDAESEIGQEYMALALAIQQVTEDIVLKLARTARELTGCDNLVMAGGVALNCVANGLLIRSGIFKNVWIQPASGDSGGALGAAQAAWHIWGGNERPSPNGIDAMQGSYLGPEFSRNDVLRVARRFDAPYSEYAKLEGLYSTVAQHLADGAVVGWFQGRMEYGPRALGDRSILGDPRRPEMQKKLNLKIKFREGFRPFAPSVLEEYCAEWFDLDAKSPYMLVCAPVAQKHRTQLPENVRELPLYDRLYLQRSTVPAITHVDWSARIQSVSRSTNPRYWGLIDTFRREQGCPMVVNTSFNVRGEPIVCTPLDAYTCFMRTEMDFLVLGDMIFDKRNQPEWLENVDFKSIFTLD; translated from the coding sequence ATGCCCAGAGCCATTCTTGGCATTTCTGCCTATTATCACGACTCCGCAGCCGTGCTGCTGGTGGACGGCAAAATTGTGGCAGCCGCTCACGAAGAGCGCTTTTCGCGCGTCAAACACGATTCCGGATTTCCCAGCCACGCTGCCGCCTACGTGCTGCGCGAGGGCGGGCTGAATATTGCCGATCTTGAGGCTGTAGCTTTTTACGACAAGCCCTACCTCAAGTTCGAGCGCCTGCTTGAAACCTACAACGGCTTTGCCCCGGCTGGCCTGCGCAGCTTTCTTTCTGCCATTCCAGTATGGATCAAGGAAAAGCTCTTCATGCGCTCCATGCTGCGCGAGGCCATAGCCAAGCTCGGCCCCGGCTCGCCCAAGATGCTTTTTCCGGAGCATCATCTTTCGCACGCTGCCAGCGCCTTTTATCCCTCGCCCTTTGACAGGGCCGCCATCCTGACCATTGACGGCGTTGGCGAATGGGCAACCACAACCATTGGCCTTGGCGAGAACGCCAGCATCCGCATTCTCAAAGAACAGCAGTTCCCGCACTCGCTGGGCCTGCTCTACACGGCTTTTACCGCTTACTGCGGCTTCAAGGTCAATTCGGGCGAATACAAGCTCATGGGGCTTGCGCCTTACGGCGATGGCGACATGGAGCTTGTGGAAAGGCTCAAAAAAGCCATCTGCGACAGCCTTGTGGACATTCGCGAAGACGGCTCCCTGCTGTTGAACATGGAATACTTTGACTATGCCACCGGCCTGCGCATGTACAAGCGCGACAAGTGGGAAAAGCTGTTGGGTATTCCCCCACGCGATGCGGAGAGCGAAATCGGCCAGGAATACATGGCCCTGGCGCTGGCTATCCAACAGGTAACGGAAGACATCGTGCTCAAGCTGGCCCGCACAGCCCGCGAGCTGACCGGCTGCGACAATCTGGTCATGGCGGGCGGCGTGGCCCTGAACTGCGTTGCCAATGGCCTGCTGATACGCAGCGGCATCTTCAAGAATGTGTGGATTCAGCCCGCCTCCGGCGACTCTGGCGGCGCGCTGGGCGCTGCGCAGGCCGCCTGGCACATATGGGGCGGCAACGAGCGCCCTTCCCCCAACGGTATTGATGCCATGCAAGGCTCCTATCTTGGGCCGGAGTTTTCGCGCAACGACGTTCTGCGGGTTGCACGCCGTTTTGACGCCCCCTACAGCGAATACGCCAAGCTTGAAGGACTCTACTCCACGGTGGCCCAGCATCTGGCGGACGGCGCTGTGGTTGGCTGGTTTCAGGGCCGCATGGAATACGGCCCCCGCGCCTTGGGCGACAGGTCTATTCTGGGTGACCCCAGAAGACCTGAAATGCAAAAAAAGCTGAACCTCAAGATCAAGTTTCGCGAGGGGTTCCGGCCCTTTGCGCCTTCTGTGCTTGAAGAATACTGCGCCGAATGGTTTGATCTTGACGCCAAGTCGCCCTACATGCTTGTGTGCGCCCCTGTGGCGCAGAAGCACCGCACGCAACTGCCGGAAAACGTGCGCGAGCTGCCGCTCTACGACAGGCTGTATCTGCAACGCTCCACGGTCCCGGCCATCACGCATGTAGACTGGTCTGCCCGCATCCAGAGCGTTTCGCGCAGCACCAATCCCCGTTACTGGGGACTGATAGACACGTTCCGGCGTGAGCAGGGCTGCCCCATGGTCGTTAACACCAGCTTTAACGTGCGTGGCGAACCCATTGTCTGCACTCCTCTGGATGCCTATACCTGCTTTATGCGTACAGAGATGGACTTTCTTGTGCTTGGCGACATGATTTTTGACAAGCGTAACCAGCCAGAGTGGCTGGAAAATGTAGACTTCAAGTCCATTTTCACACTCGACTGA